One Candidatus Eisenbacteria bacterium DNA window includes the following coding sequences:
- a CDS encoding DoxX family protein — MSTATAHTVSAPRWMPWTGRFLSFLVVAQLLASAWFRATYHTYAVAEIVTGYGYPESAIVPIVISECTLVALYLVPQTSVLAAIVMTGYLGGAVATHLRIADTARAAIPLVVGILAWGGLYLRDRRIRQLIPFRRSA, encoded by the coding sequence ATGTCTACTGCAACCGCCCACACCGTCTCGGCTCCGCGCTGGATGCCCTGGACCGGCCGGTTCCTTTCCTTTCTCGTGGTCGCGCAGCTGTTGGCCAGCGCTTGGTTCAGGGCTACGTACCACACCTACGCGGTGGCCGAAATCGTCACGGGCTATGGCTATCCCGAATCGGCCATCGTCCCAATTGTCATTTCGGAATGCACCTTGGTGGCGCTCTACCTTGTCCCGCAGACGTCTGTCCTCGCCGCAATCGTGATGACCGGGTATCTCGGCGGCGCGGTGGCCACTCATTTGCGGATCGCGGACACGGCGCGCGCGGCGATTCCATTGGTCGTAGGAATTCTCGCCTGGGGCGGCCTCTACTTGCGGGACAGGCGCATCCGCCAACTTATTCCATTCCGCCGGTCGGCGTGA
- a CDS encoding DUF1801 domain-containing protein: MSQDQSASELISKRIAELGDWRGETLSRMRQLIKEAAPDIVEEWKWMGTPIWSHDGIICTGESYKSVVKLTFAKGASLKDPARLFNSSLDGKVRRAIDIHEGEEVDESAFKALIRQAVALNSSGKSKPSKKAKS; the protein is encoded by the coding sequence ATGAGCCAAGACCAGTCGGCATCGGAGCTGATCTCGAAAAGAATCGCCGAGCTCGGGGACTGGCGCGGGGAAACCCTCAGCAGAATGCGCCAGCTCATCAAGGAAGCAGCGCCGGACATCGTCGAGGAGTGGAAGTGGATGGGCACCCCGATCTGGTCGCACGACGGCATCATTTGCACCGGCGAATCCTACAAGAGTGTCGTGAAGCTTACCTTCGCCAAGGGCGCGTCTCTCAAAGATCCGGCCCGTCTCTTCAACTCGAGTCTCGACGGAAAAGTACGCCGCGCGATCGACATCCACGAAGGAGAAGAAGTTGACGAGTCCGCCTTCAAGGCGCTCATTCGTCAAGCGGTCGCCCTCAACAGTTCCGGCAAGTCGAAGCCTTCGAAGAAGGCGAAGTCGTAA
- a CDS encoding GNAT family N-acetyltransferase encodes MKRNRIVFRQARPEDMAGCVRVFLRSAADLSRRQGTAPPTLRVRDMVPALSHLQRTDPRGFHVAVRRGTVIAFASTILRGKTHFLSMLWTLPSLQSKGVGRKLLTRAFNGPRPPQSAVRCVYASLDPRAQALYLKFGMRPRGMFYLLKGPPRRSPRPKRAVTLVPVGGVGKASRQMLTIAARFDRAFRAARRDADIRFVMSLPGAHFFQVRVGRSTKGYAVITETGRVGPACVTDARYSAGLAWAIKEKAREMGAEGMVVIVPGVNAGALEVFFGAALKTEFFGAWMSAKPIGSFESYLLASGMLL; translated from the coding sequence ATGAAACGGAACCGCATCGTCTTCCGCCAGGCGCGTCCGGAGGACATGGCCGGCTGCGTGCGCGTCTTTCTCCGCTCCGCGGCGGACTTGTCCCGGCGGCAGGGAACCGCGCCGCCGACACTCCGGGTCCGGGACATGGTTCCCGCGCTCTCCCATCTCCAGAGGACCGATCCCCGAGGCTTCCACGTTGCGGTCCGAAGAGGAACGGTCATCGCGTTCGCCTCGACGATCCTGCGCGGGAAGACGCACTTCCTCTCCATGTTATGGACCCTGCCTTCCTTGCAAAGCAAAGGCGTGGGGCGGAAGTTGCTCACGCGGGCATTCAACGGACCGCGGCCACCCCAATCCGCGGTTCGGTGCGTGTACGCCTCACTGGATCCGCGGGCCCAGGCGCTCTATCTCAAATTCGGGATGCGCCCCCGCGGGATGTTTTATCTCCTCAAGGGACCTCCTAGGCGATCCCCGCGCCCGAAGCGGGCGGTGACGCTGGTGCCGGTCGGAGGAGTCGGCAAGGCGTCGCGCCAGATGCTCACCATCGCGGCTCGCTTCGACCGCGCGTTTCGCGCCGCCCGCCGCGATGCCGATATTCGATTCGTGATGAGCCTCCCGGGGGCGCACTTCTTCCAAGTGCGAGTCGGCCGGTCCACGAAGGGGTACGCCGTGATCACGGAGACGGGCCGCGTGGGTCCGGCCTGTGTCACTGATGCGCGCTACAGCGCGGGCCTCGCGTGGGCGATTAAGGAAAAGGCCCGGGAGATGGGGGCGGAGGGAATGGTCGTCATCGTGCCCGGCGTGAACGCGGGCGCACTCGAAGTGTTCTTCGGGGCAGCCTTGAAGACGGAGTTCTTCGGCGCCTGGATGTCGGCCAAGCCGATCGGTTCGTTCGAGTCCTATCTGCTCGCGAGCGGAATGCTACTCTAG
- a CDS encoding TauD/TfdA family dioxygenase has translation MGGGAGSLLIRGLGLVGVAETESVFRQLGSLLTEREAFASRHSYAQGVYSSSKWPPNQPMCMHHELSYALEFPGLMFFTCLTAPTAGGATPVADSPSVLHALPAELVARFEREGWLLIRNYGEDIGASVAEAFGTDDRHAVESYCRANAIELEWQSGGGLRTRQRRSAITAHPLTGQRCWFNQIAFLNEWTIDPEVREFLVDVYGEEGLPFNTRFGNGDPISADVVRIINQAYEANTVREPWRAGDLMLVDNIRTAHGREDFKGPREVLVGMADAVHSADRPPASEDGGA, from the coding sequence GTGGGCGGCGGCGCAGGCTCTCTTCTCATTCGCGGTCTCGGGCTGGTCGGCGTGGCCGAGACCGAATCGGTCTTTCGACAGCTGGGTAGCCTGCTGACCGAGAGAGAGGCGTTCGCCTCCCGGCACAGCTACGCGCAGGGCGTGTACTCCTCGTCGAAGTGGCCGCCCAACCAGCCGATGTGCATGCACCACGAGCTGAGTTACGCGCTTGAGTTCCCCGGCCTCATGTTCTTCACATGCCTCACCGCGCCGACGGCGGGGGGCGCCACCCCGGTCGCCGACTCGCCGTCCGTTCTCCACGCGCTGCCCGCCGAGCTGGTCGCCCGCTTTGAGCGGGAGGGCTGGCTCCTGATCCGGAACTACGGCGAGGACATCGGGGCGTCGGTCGCCGAAGCGTTCGGGACTGACGACCGTCACGCCGTCGAGAGCTACTGTCGCGCCAACGCAATCGAGCTCGAGTGGCAATCCGGCGGAGGACTGCGCACCCGACAGCGCCGCAGCGCGATCACGGCTCACCCGTTGACCGGCCAGCGGTGCTGGTTCAACCAAATCGCGTTCCTCAACGAGTGGACGATCGATCCGGAAGTGCGCGAGTTCCTTGTGGACGTCTACGGCGAGGAGGGGTTGCCGTTCAATACCCGCTTCGGCAACGGCGACCCGATCAGCGCGGATGTCGTGCGGATCATCAACCAGGCATACGAGGCAAATACGGTACGCGAGCCATGGCGTGCCGGCGACCTGATGCTTGTGGACAACATCCGCACCGCGCACGGCAGGGAGGACTTCAAGGGGCCGCGTGAGGTGCTCGTGGGGATGGCCGACGCAGTGCACTCGGCCGACCGCCCACCTGCGAGCGAGGACGGCGGCGCATGA
- a CDS encoding 4'-phosphopantetheinyl transferase superfamily protein: MTRRVPHLAPGEVHCWSATLDVPPETSARLYATLSVEERSRSERFRYERDRQRFIVAHGVLRDLLGRYLETQPSHIAYAYNAFGKPDLGPECGSRLKFNLSHSGDLALIAIAADSNVGVDLECIQDRADYPDIARHFFSSADLAQLSDCPPRRYAETFLGCWTRKEAYLKARGVGLAVDLDEASNDVDPVEQWSFYGLQPAPRHVGALAIEGTGWRLRQLQLRPG; encoded by the coding sequence ATGACGAGACGAGTGCCTCACCTGGCGCCGGGGGAAGTGCACTGTTGGAGCGCCACCCTGGACGTTCCCCCTGAAACGTCCGCTCGGCTCTACGCGACCCTCTCGGTCGAGGAACGCAGCCGCAGCGAACGCTTTCGATATGAGCGCGATCGACAGCGTTTCATTGTGGCGCACGGAGTGCTGCGCGACCTCTTGGGACGCTACCTCGAGACCCAACCGAGTCACATCGCCTACGCGTACAACGCGTTCGGCAAACCCGACCTTGGCCCCGAGTGCGGCAGCCGGCTCAAGTTCAATCTCTCCCACTCGGGCGATCTTGCTCTCATTGCCATCGCCGCTGATTCCAACGTCGGCGTTGATCTCGAGTGCATCCAGGACCGAGCTGATTACCCCGACATCGCGCGGCACTTCTTCTCGTCAGCTGATCTCGCTCAGTTGAGTGATTGCCCGCCCCGACGTTACGCCGAAACCTTTCTCGGCTGTTGGACAAGGAAGGAAGCCTACCTGAAAGCACGCGGCGTCGGGCTCGCGGTAGACCTTGATGAAGCCTCAAACGATGTCGACCCGGTCGAGCAATGGTCGTTCTATGGGCTCCAGCCCGCTCCGAGACATGTCGGGGCACTGGCGATCGAGGGAACTGGCTGGCGCCTGCGCCAATTGCAGTTGAGGCCAGGCTGA